One window of the Bos mutus isolate GX-2022 chromosome X, NWIPB_WYAK_1.1, whole genome shotgun sequence genome contains the following:
- the LOC102279158 gene encoding ferritin heavy chain-like has translation MLPTSPSQERQNYRPECEAAINNHATLEFHASFQCLAVALYLDHDDVGLKHFSHFFLLRSQEHSKTAESLMFLQIQRGGRICFLNIRKPETQQWKSGLQAMQDTLHLEKYVNQSLLDLHQLATNSSDAHLCNFLGTGYLDQQDKFIKELGDHVSNLSNMGSPEGSLADYIFDKLTLGDSNKED, from the coding sequence ATGCTGCCCACATCGCCCTCACAGGAGCGTCAGAACTACCGCCCCGAGTGTGAGGCCGCAATCAACAATCATGCCACCCTGGAGTTTCACGCCTCCTTCCAGTGCCTGGCCGTGGCCTTATACCTCGACCATGATGATGTGGGCTTGAAGCATTTCTCCCACTTCTTCCTGCTCCGCTCCCAGGAGCACAGCAAGACAGCCGAGAGCCTGATGTTCCTGCAGATCCAGCGTGGGGGCCGCATCTGCTTCCTCAACATCAGAAAGCCTGAGACCCAACAGTGGAAGAGCGGACTCCAGGCCATGCAAGATACCCTGCACCTGGAGAAGTACGTCAACCAGAGCCTGCTGGACCTGCACCAGCTGGCCACTAACAGCAGCGATGCCCATCTGTGCAACTTCCTGGGGACCGGCTACCTGGACCAGCAGGACAAGTTCATCAAGGAGCTGGGGGACCATGTCAGCAACCTGAGCAACATGGGGTCCCCGGAAggcagcctggcagactacatctTTGACAAGCTCACCCTGGGTGACAGCAACAAGGAGGACTGA